From the Nostoc sp. PCC 7107 genome, the window TCAAGTTTTAAGCGATCGCAAAAGTTATACTCCTAATTTAGAAGGTGAAGTACCCGCGATCGTCATGGAATTTTTATCCGACAGGGAAGGTGGGGAATATTCTGTCAAGCGCACCTATCCACCAGGAAGGTGGTTTTTCTACGAGCAAATTTTGCAAGTTCCCATCTATATAATTTTTGAACCAGATGGTGGTTTATTAGAATTTTACCAACTGGAAAATAAACGTTATGAGTTGCAGCTACCCGACGAAAACGGTCGTCATTTCGTTGCGTCAATGAATTTATTTTTGGGTACTTGGCAAGGTACTAAAGAAGCTCGAACAGGTTATTGGTTGCGCTGGTGGGATACACAAGGTAATTTATTACCGTGGGCTGTAGAACAAATTGAACAAGAACGCCAGCAAAAAGAAGGATTGATGGCTTATTTAGTATCTCAAGGTATCGACCCGAATAATTTACCACCCTTGGAATAGCCAGTAAAGGCGAACAGATGTTCGCCTTTACTTATTTAAATGCTAGTTTTCTCTTTTTCTATCTCGCTCTTTTTGATGCCGTTGATGAACATTGGCACAAACTTTTCCATAAACTCTTGTGGGTTACGCTGCCAAGCTTTTTGTGCTGCTTGAATTCTGGTAAATTGCAACTCAGGCGCTAGTAAAGCTTGTGGTAGGCGTTCCATCAGATATTGGGGACGTTCCCACAATGGCATAGTATTTGCAACGTCTACCAGCCTTGTAACGCGGCGCAGTTCTGCACCTAGGGTAATATCCATACCTGATTCGTAGGCGGCTTGTTCAATTGCCGCATATTTAAGCTTGGCTTGCTCAACTTTTTGTCGGTGTTCTGGACTTTTATCAGCTATTTTGCCTAACCAACGGTTTCCCCAACGGACGTGTCCGGCTTCTTCTGGCAGAATTTTTTCTATAGTTTCGCGGATTTTGATATTTTCTTCGGTTTGTGGTGCTTGCTTTAACGCATAAATGTGAGCAGAGAAATACTCACAGCCGCGTTTTTCGGTGATGTTAATTGCTGCCATACCAGCAATTATGGTGTCGTCCAAGTTAGTTTTTGGGTCGTGAGTATTTTTATCCAGTAGCCATTCAAATTCATCGATATAAGGCATTCCAGGGGGATTACCTACAGTTGCTCCCAGTTCGA encodes:
- a CDS encoding Uma2 family endonuclease — its product is MATQLSEAKSPAEMVISWQALPDDYQLEDEPVENTNQPLLAGALRESLEISGFIQPQMLIASNFGLCATVNGQLILKAPDWVYVPAVNQVLSDRKSYTPNLEGEVPAIVMEFLSDREGGEYSVKRTYPPGRWFFYEQILQVPIYIIFEPDGGLLEFYQLENKRYELQLPDENGRHFVASMNLFLGTWQGTKEARTGYWLRWWDTQGNLLPWAVEQIEQERQQKEGLMAYLVSQGIDPNNLPPLE
- a CDS encoding ferritin-like domain-containing protein — translated: MTVTYPRKFQNSLGARDILKRVVSDRELHLMTLNRYRYSEQRSCKDLTEVIEKLNGQPRELVRDLSHHIADEARHAMWLTDLLIELGATVGNPPGMPYIDEFEWLLDKNTHDPKTNLDDTIIAGMAAINITEKRGCEYFSAHIYALKQAPQTEENIKIRETIEKILPEEAGHVRWGNRWLGKIADKSPEHRQKVEQAKLKYAAIEQAAYESGMDITLGAELRRVTRLVDVANTMPLWERPQYLMERLPQALLAPELQFTRIQAAQKAWQRNPQEFMEKFVPMFINGIKKSEIEKEKTSI